Proteins from a genomic interval of Scylla paramamosain isolate STU-SP2022 chromosome 26, ASM3559412v1, whole genome shotgun sequence:
- the LOC135113716 gene encoding uncharacterized protein LOC135113716, with translation MYLNETGMENSTQGDTDALEPQWVPIDTVIGLILAFSSCLFIGVSVIFKKLALRDIETQGGTRAVDGGYGYLRLPKWWLGISLMGLGELTNFVAYIFAPAILVTPLGVFSIVCTAALSPYFLKERLGKLGKLGCVLVLVGCVVVTLCGPKDREIASMEELQSQLLHPGFLVYAGLVVLVSAFFMALVPRYGHRYVLLYITICSSFGSLSVMFCKGVGLALKQTIGGINEFTNWATWVCLVALIACLLIETIYMQRALDIFNSSVFMSINYVLFTSLVIVASSILYTELAVIGIKNIILTLLGFIVNIAALYLMHLDREDNTPPQADEEGDDNLVQSQKAKIQLARPEQVTPLLGRAPASPLAGLNLPHTMFPTKTNSCMSLISQASLPHRTSGDNHSAAKMQDDGDDDGTYTHHRGNSDDNRSNTGGAAPNNNNNNNNNKNNKNMKSTSGERTPGHCRSSSGYLCEVPLLNELHSSRKLSSPDRHLDNASLSSNGNRRGSYSSNMSSASSNSSASSSSSRSGNDNSNGNNNNNTGSQLADPNTQDDDQEYDSLSDELKQVLA, from the exons atgtATCTGAACGAAACAGGGATGGAGAACTCAACGCAGGGAGACACAGATGCCCTGGAGCCACAGTGGGTTCCTATCGACACTGTGATCGGCCTcatccttgccttctcctcctgtctcttcaTCGGTGTGTCAGTCATCTTCAAGAAACTCGCCCTGAGGGACATAGAG ACCCAGGGCGGGACGCGAGCGGTGGACGGCGGCTACGGGTACCTGAGGCTGCCCAAGTGGTGGCTGGGGATCTCTCTCATGGGCCTGGGGGAACTCACCAACTTCGTGGCTTACATCTTCGCCCCGGCCATCTTAGTAACGCCTCTGGGTGTGTTCTCCATCGTGTGCACGGCCGCCCTGTCGCCATACTTCCTAAAGGAGCGGCTGGGGAAGCTGGGCAAGCTGGGTTGCGTGTTAGTGTTAGTGGGGTGTGTTGTGGTGACTCTGTGCGGGCCCAAGGATCGGGAGATTGCCAGCATGGAGGAGCTTCAATCCCAGCTACTGCATCCTGGCTTCCTAGTGTACGCCGgcctggtggtgctggtttCCGCCTTCTTCATGGCTCTGGTGCCTCGCTACGGCCACCGCTACGTGCTGCTGTACATCACCATCTGCTCCTCCTTCGGCTCCCTCTCCGTCATGTTCTGCAAGGGTGTTGGATTGGCGCTGAAACAAACCATTGGCGGCATCAACGAGTTTACTAACTGGGCCACGTGGGTGTGTCTGGTGGCCCTGATCGCCTGTCTGCTCATCGAGACCATCTACATGCAGCGAGCTCTGGACATCTTCAATAGCTCCGTCTTCATGTCCATTAATTACGTGCTGTTCACCTCGCTCGTCATCGTCGCCTCGTCCATCCTCTACACGGAGCTGGCGGTGATTGGCATCAAGAACATCATACTCACTCTGCTCGGCTTCATAGTGAACATCGCCGCCCTGTACCTCATGCACCTGGACCGGGAGGACAACACGCCCCCGCAGGCAGACGAGGAGGGCGACGACAACCTGGTACAGTCACAGAAGGCCAAGATACAACTGGCAAGACCTGAGCAAGTCACTCCCCTGCTGGGCCGCGCTCCTGCCTCCCCCTTAGCGGGCCTGAACCTCCCTCACACCATGTTCCCGACGAAGACCAATTCGTGCATGTCCCTCATAAGCCAGGCGTCGTTGCCGCACCGCACGAGCGGCGACAACCACAGCGCCGCGAAGATGCAAGACGATGGAGATGACGATGGCACGTACACCCACCACCGAGGCAACTCAGACGATAACAGGAGCAACACGGGAGGGGCAGCaccgaataacaataacaataataacaacaacaagaacaataagaacatgAAATCCACCTCAGGAGAACGCACCCCGGGGCACTGCAGGTCTTCCTCTGGATATCTTTGTGAAGTGCCTCTCCTTAACGAGCTTCACTCCTCGAGGAAGCTATCCAGTCCAGACAGACACCTCGACAACGCCTCCCTCAGCAGTAACGGCAACAGAAGGGGAAGCTACAGCAGCAACATGAGCAGCGCAAGTAGCAACAGCAGtgccagcagtagcagcagcagaagtggGAATGACAATAGCAAtgggaacaataacaacaacaccggGAGTCAGTTAGCTGATCCAAACACGCAGGATGATGATCAGGAGTATGACAGCTTGAGTGATGAGCTGAAGCAGGTGTTAGCgtga